AGTTCAAAGCGTAGGTGTTTTTGAGCTGTGTATTCATAGAATGATTCTATGGCGACACTTAGAGAAGTAAAAAAGCGAATCAGGTCGGTCGTATCCACCAAGCGCATCACCAAGGCGATGGAGATGGTGGCTGCCGCCAACCTGCGACGGGCGCAACAGAAAGTCGAACAGTCGCGGCCGTATTCGAAGATGATGGAGCAGTTGCTCAGCCATTTGGCCGGAGCGTCATCCGATGACATTACGCATCCGTTTTTCGAAGAACGTGATATCAGCAGGAAAACGCTGGTGGTGATTACTTCGGATCGCGGCCTGTGCGGTTCATACAATGGCAACGCTATTCGCATGGCCCACCAGTGGCTGAACGACAACAAGGATTTCGAGTGCGAGGTGGTCTGTGTCGGCAAACGCGGCAACGATTTCTTCAAGCGCCGCCAGTGGCCGATAGTCGGCTACTGGACCGACTGGAGCGGCGCGATAGATTACTCAAAAGCCAAAGACATTTCCCGCTTTCTCACTTGGCGCTTTTTGAAGGGCGAGACCGACGAAATCACCATATTGTTCACGAGATTCATATCGACCGTGAGTTATCGCCTGTCCGTAGAACGCTACCTGCCCGTGGCCAAGCCGAAGGCGGAAGAAGACGCCGGCTATAACATCGATTACATCTTCGAGCCGTCGGCGGAGGCCATCTATGGATCCATCCTGCCGAATTACACGACCTCCAAGCTGATAATGGCGCTGGCGGAGTCGTTTGCCTCCGAACATGGAAGCCGGATGATAGCGATGGGTAACGCGACTTCGAACGCCGAAGAAATGGTTGATACACTCACGCTCGACTATAACAAGGCCCGTCAGGCGCAGATTACCACCGAGCTGTTGGAGGTGGTGTCGGGCGCTGAGGCTTTGAGGTAGGACACATATAAAGAAAAAGAATGTTGACAATAAATTGGAGTATACTCGATGGCTGAAAACATCGGAAAAGTGGTGCAGGTAATCGGCCCGACTGTGGACTGCGAGTTCCCGGCCGGTTCTTTGCCGAATATATTGAACGCAATCAAGATTAAAGACCCTTCCAAAAACATTGATCTGACTGTCGAGGTCGCCATGCACATTGGCGACAATGTCGTGCGGTGCGTGGCGCTGGCGTCAACAGACGGTCTGGTGAGGGGCACTAAAGCGGTTGATACCGGCGGAACAATCACCGTGCCGGTCGGCAAAATCTCCCTGGGCAGGGTTTTCAATCTT
The DNA window shown above is from Candidatus Zixiibacteriota bacterium and carries:
- the atpG gene encoding ATP synthase F1 subunit gamma — encoded protein: MATLREVKKRIRSVVSTKRITKAMEMVAAANLRRAQQKVEQSRPYSKMMEQLLSHLAGASSDDITHPFFEERDISRKTLVVITSDRGLCGSYNGNAIRMAHQWLNDNKDFECEVVCVGKRGNDFFKRRQWPIVGYWTDWSGAIDYSKAKDISRFLTWRFLKGETDEITILFTRFISTVSYRLSVERYLPVAKPKAEEDAGYNIDYIFEPSAEAIYGSILPNYTTSKLIMALAESFASEHGSRMIAMGNATSNAEEMVDTLTLDYNKARQAQITTELLEVVSGAEALR